A single window of Streptomyces griseoviridis DNA harbors:
- a CDS encoding endonuclease I family protein, which translates to MLATRIRSWKSVALTSAAVLVGLSAPTLTATPAAATTTAYDSTYYKNAIGKTGTSLKSSLHTIISSQSKISYSAVWDALKATDQDPNNSSNVILLYSGVSRAKSLNGGDVGDWNREHTWAKSHGNFGEATGPGTDLHHLRAADVQVNSTRGNLDFDNGGSSVTNGGGSKVDSDSFEPRDADKGDVARMILYMAVRYEGDDGWADLEPNEKVNNGSNPYIGKLAVLKQWNEQDPPSAFEEKRNDVIYNTYQHNRNPFIDHPEWVEAIW; encoded by the coding sequence ATGTTGGCGACGCGCATACGCAGCTGGAAGTCGGTGGCTCTGACGAGCGCCGCCGTTCTGGTCGGTCTGTCGGCCCCCACGCTGACGGCGACCCCGGCAGCGGCCACGACGACCGCGTACGACTCGACGTACTACAAGAACGCGATCGGGAAGACCGGCACCAGCCTCAAGTCCTCGCTGCACACGATCATCAGCAGCCAGAGCAAGATCTCGTACTCCGCGGTCTGGGACGCCCTGAAGGCGACCGACCAGGACCCGAACAACAGCAGCAACGTGATCCTGCTGTACAGCGGGGTCTCCCGCGCCAAGTCCCTCAACGGCGGCGACGTCGGCGACTGGAACCGCGAGCACACCTGGGCGAAGTCGCACGGCAACTTCGGCGAGGCGACCGGCCCCGGCACCGACCTGCACCACCTGCGGGCCGCCGACGTCCAGGTCAACAGCACCCGCGGCAACCTGGACTTCGACAACGGCGGCAGCTCGGTCACCAACGGCGGCGGCAGCAAGGTCGACTCCGACTCGTTCGAGCCGCGCGACGCGGACAAGGGCGACGTGGCCCGCATGATCCTCTACATGGCCGTGCGCTACGAGGGCGACGACGGCTGGGCGGACCTGGAGCCCAACGAGAAGGTCAACAACGGCAGCAACCCGTACATCGGGAAGCTCGCGGTCCTGAAGCAGTGGAACGAACAGGACCCGCCGAGCGCCTTCGAGGAGAAGCGCAACGACGTCATCTACAACACGTACCAGCACAACCGGAACCCGTTCATCGACCACCCGGAGTGGGTCGAGGCGATCTGGTAG
- a CDS encoding type II toxin-antitoxin system VapC family toxin: MKRHLFAVADTSVLLAVYNRKDHHHETSVHALSLVDRIVVSPMVLAELDYHLTRKISGRAAADALASMRAWAGTNRLTLASVGWPLLAEAERLMRRYADQDAIGITDAVNAALAWTLPQPVVLALDHHYRDVIAPRTATEQPLQVLPAPDRSR, from the coding sequence TTGAAGCGCCATCTCTTCGCCGTCGCGGACACGTCGGTTCTCCTGGCCGTCTACAACCGCAAGGACCATCACCACGAAACGTCCGTGCACGCGCTCTCGCTGGTCGATCGGATCGTGGTCTCGCCGATGGTCCTGGCCGAGCTGGACTATCACCTCACCAGGAAGATCAGCGGCAGAGCCGCCGCAGACGCCCTCGCCAGCATGCGGGCCTGGGCGGGCACAAACCGACTCACCCTCGCCAGCGTCGGGTGGCCGCTGCTCGCCGAGGCCGAGCGCCTGATGCGCAGGTACGCGGACCAGGACGCCATCGGCATCACCGACGCGGTCAACGCCGCACTGGCGTGGACGCTGCCGCAGCCGGTCGTTCTCGCCCTCGACCACCACTACCGGGACGTCATCGCGCCGAGGACCGCGACCGAACAGCCTCTTCAGGTGCTGCCGGCCCCTGACCGCTCCCGCTGA
- a CDS encoding thiamine pyrophosphate-binding protein, producing the protein MTHDHDLELRPTAAQITAALNPPAGRNGGDLVVETLAGLGATTVFGLPGQHALGMFDALRRSDLRYVGLRVENNAGFAADAYGRITGEAAPLLLSTGPGALTSLAALQEAASASAPVLAISSQIPTAGLGGGRHGYLHELPDQAASFRGVVKSVHTVRAQSQIPSALAAAWKSALTAPHGPVWVEIPQDVLLSPTALPVVTAMDATPDELVPRPELTAVAADLLSRAARPAIIAGGGVVRADASGKLRALAELLDAPVVTTFGGKGAFPWTHPLSLQSWLEDRHTTDFLEDADVLLVIGSGLGELSSNYHTFAPRGRVVQIEADLGKLESNHPALGIHADARLALQALLETAERREDPTAPDRVAEVLAKVSTRIASQELTLEQQVLQSVRRALPATSPSFWDMTILAYWAWSAFDPEGPNQMHSAQGAGGLGYGFPAALGAAAADPTRPVLAVSGDGGALYSIAELATAKQLGLSVTWLIVDDGGYGILREYMTGAFGEATATELTRPDYVALAESFGVPGVRTTPESLEADLTEALATPGPSVVVLPAVLRMFAATHLG; encoded by the coding sequence GTGACGCACGACCACGACCTGGAACTCCGCCCCACGGCCGCGCAGATCACCGCCGCCCTGAACCCGCCCGCCGGGCGCAACGGCGGCGACCTGGTCGTGGAGACCCTCGCGGGGCTCGGCGCGACCACCGTCTTCGGCCTGCCCGGACAGCACGCCCTCGGCATGTTCGACGCGCTGCGCCGCTCCGACCTGCGGTACGTCGGCCTGCGGGTCGAGAACAACGCCGGGTTCGCGGCGGACGCGTACGGCAGGATCACCGGCGAGGCCGCGCCGCTGCTGCTCTCCACCGGACCCGGCGCGCTCACCTCGCTCGCCGCGCTCCAGGAGGCGGCGTCCGCGTCCGCCCCGGTCCTCGCGATCAGCAGCCAGATCCCGACGGCGGGGCTCGGCGGCGGCCGTCACGGCTACCTCCACGAACTCCCCGACCAGGCGGCGTCGTTCAGGGGCGTGGTGAAGTCCGTCCACACGGTCCGCGCGCAGTCGCAGATCCCGTCGGCGCTGGCGGCGGCCTGGAAGTCGGCGCTGACGGCCCCGCACGGCCCGGTCTGGGTGGAGATCCCGCAGGACGTGCTGCTGTCGCCGACGGCCCTCCCGGTGGTGACGGCGATGGACGCGACCCCGGACGAGCTGGTCCCGCGCCCCGAACTCACCGCCGTCGCCGCCGACCTGCTCTCCCGCGCGGCCCGCCCGGCGATCATCGCGGGCGGCGGGGTGGTCCGCGCGGACGCCTCGGGCAAGCTGCGCGCGCTGGCGGAGCTGCTGGACGCGCCGGTGGTGACGACGTTCGGCGGCAAGGGCGCCTTCCCCTGGACCCACCCGCTCTCCCTCCAGTCCTGGCTGGAGGACCGCCACACCACGGACTTCCTGGAGGACGCGGACGTCCTGCTGGTGATCGGCTCGGGCCTGGGCGAACTCTCCTCCAACTACCACACGTTCGCCCCGCGCGGCCGGGTCGTCCAGATCGAGGCGGACCTCGGCAAACTGGAGTCCAACCACCCCGCCCTCGGCATCCACGCGGACGCCCGCCTGGCCCTCCAGGCCCTGCTGGAGACGGCGGAGCGACGCGAGGACCCGACGGCGCCCGACCGGGTGGCCGAGGTCCTGGCGAAGGTCTCGACCCGCATCGCCTCCCAGGAACTGACCCTGGAACAACAGGTGTTGCAGTCGGTCCGCCGTGCCCTCCCGGCCACCTCCCCGTCCTTCTGGGACATGACGATCCTGGCGTACTGGGCGTGGTCGGCGTTCGACCCCGAGGGCCCCAACCAGATGCACTCGGCCCAGGGCGCGGGCGGCCTCGGCTACGGCTTCCCGGCGGCGCTGGGCGCGGCGGCGGCCGACCCGACCCGCCCGGTCCTCGCCGTCTCGGGCGACGGCGGCGCCCTGTACTCGATCGCGGAGCTGGCGACGGCGAAGCAACTCGGCCTCTCCGTCACCTGGTTGATCGTCGACGACGGTGGCTACGGCATCCTGCGCGAGTACATGACGGGCGCCTTCGGCGAGGCGACGGCGACGGAACTGACCCGCCCGGACTACGTGGCCCTGGCGGAGTCGTTCGGCGTACCGGGGGTCAGGACGACCCCGGAGTCGCTGGAGGCGGACCTGACCGAGGCCCTGGCCACCCCCGGCCCCTCGGTGGTCGTCCTCCCGGCGGTGCTACGGATGTTCGCGGCTACGCATTTGGGGTGA
- the speB gene encoding agmatinase, protein MSGNETPRGPVDSSRVPRYAGPATFARLPRLDEVGRADVAVVGVPFDSGVSYRPGARFGGNAIREASRLLRPYNPAQDASPFALAQVADAGDIAANPFHINEAVDTIEAAADELLGTGARLMTLGGDHTIALPLLRSVAKKHGPVALLHFDAHLDTWDTYFGAEYTHGTPFRRAVEEGILDTEALSHVGTRGPLYGKQDLTDDEKMGFGIVTSADVYRRGADEVADQLRQRIGDRPLYISIDIDCLDPAHAPGTGTPEAGGMTSRELLEILRGLASCNLVSADVVEVAPAYDHAEITSVAASHTAYELTTIMSRQIAEARSK, encoded by the coding sequence ATGAGCGGCAACGAGACGCCCCGCGGCCCCGTCGACTCCTCCCGCGTCCCCCGGTACGCGGGCCCCGCGACCTTCGCCCGGCTGCCCCGCCTCGACGAGGTCGGCCGCGCCGACGTCGCCGTCGTGGGCGTGCCGTTCGACTCGGGCGTCTCCTACCGGCCGGGCGCCCGCTTCGGCGGCAACGCGATCCGCGAGGCGTCCCGGCTGCTGCGCCCCTACAACCCCGCGCAGGACGCCTCCCCGTTCGCGCTGGCCCAGGTCGCCGACGCCGGGGACATCGCCGCCAACCCGTTCCACATCAACGAGGCCGTCGACACCATCGAGGCCGCCGCCGACGAACTCCTCGGCACCGGCGCCCGGTTGATGACCCTCGGCGGCGACCACACCATCGCGCTGCCGCTGCTGCGGTCCGTCGCGAAGAAGCACGGCCCGGTCGCCCTGCTGCACTTCGACGCCCATCTCGACACCTGGGACACCTACTTCGGCGCCGAGTACACGCACGGCACCCCGTTCCGGCGGGCGGTCGAGGAAGGCATCCTCGACACCGAGGCGCTCTCCCACGTCGGCACCCGCGGGCCGCTGTACGGCAAGCAGGACCTCACCGACGACGAGAAGATGGGCTTCGGCATCGTCACCTCCGCGGACGTCTACCGGCGCGGCGCCGACGAGGTCGCCGACCAGCTCCGCCAGCGCATCGGGGACCGCCCGCTGTACATCTCCATCGACATCGACTGCCTCGACCCGGCCCACGCGCCCGGCACCGGCACCCCCGAGGCGGGCGGCATGACCTCCCGCGAACTCCTGGAGATCCTGCGCGGCCTGGCATCCTGCAACCTGGTGTCGGCGGACGTCGTCGAGGTGGCACCGGCCTACGACCACGCCGAGATCACCTCGGTCGCCGCCTCCCACACCGCGTACGAACTGACCACCATCATGTCCCGCCAGATTGCAGAGGCTCGCTCGAAGTGA
- a CDS encoding sodium:solute symporter, whose protein sequence is MAIDYTVIVVYLAGMLAMGWWGMRRARSKSEFLVAGRRLGPAMYSGTMAAIVLGGASTIGGVGLGYKYGLSGAWMVFTIGLGLLALSVFFSARIARLKVYTVSEMLDLRYGGRAGVISGVVMWAYTLMLAVTSTIAYATIFDVLFDMNRTLAIILGGSIVVAYSTLGGMWSITLTDMVQFVVKTIGVLLLLLPIAVVKAGGFSEMRAKLPTEYFDPLGIGGETIFTYVLIYTFGMLIGQDIWQRVFTARSDRTARLGGTVAGTYCLVYAVAGAVIGTAAKVLYPNLASADDAFATIVKDELPVGVRGLVLAAALAAVMSTSSGALIACATVANNDIWSRLRGAVRRSEGEHDEVKGNRVFILIMGVAVICTAIALNNVVEALTVAYNLLVGGLLVPILGGLLWKRGTAQGALAAVAVGGLTVVGLMAGYGILANEPVYLGLTASLVAYVAVSLATPATDAAVLAAWRERLAGRGAPEETPSEPVPAPQ, encoded by the coding sequence ATGGCCATCGACTACACCGTCATCGTCGTCTACCTGGCCGGCATGCTGGCCATGGGCTGGTGGGGCATGCGCCGCGCCAGGTCGAAGAGCGAGTTCCTGGTGGCCGGCCGCCGCCTCGGCCCCGCCATGTACTCGGGCACCATGGCCGCGATCGTCCTCGGCGGCGCCTCCACCATCGGCGGCGTCGGCCTCGGCTACAAGTACGGCCTCTCGGGCGCCTGGATGGTCTTCACCATCGGCCTCGGCCTGCTCGCCCTCTCCGTCTTCTTCTCGGCCCGCATCGCCCGCCTGAAGGTCTACACCGTCTCCGAGATGCTCGACCTCCGCTACGGCGGCCGGGCCGGCGTCATCTCCGGCGTCGTCATGTGGGCGTACACCCTGATGCTCGCGGTCACCTCGACCATCGCGTACGCCACCATCTTCGACGTCCTCTTCGACATGAACCGCACCCTCGCGATCATCCTCGGCGGGTCGATCGTCGTCGCCTACTCCACGCTCGGCGGCATGTGGTCGATCACCCTCACCGACATGGTGCAGTTCGTCGTCAAGACGATCGGCGTGCTCCTGCTGCTCCTGCCCATCGCCGTCGTCAAGGCGGGCGGCTTCTCCGAGATGCGGGCGAAACTGCCCACCGAGTACTTCGACCCGCTCGGCATCGGCGGCGAGACCATCTTCACGTACGTGCTGATCTACACGTTCGGCATGCTCATCGGACAGGACATCTGGCAGCGCGTGTTCACCGCGCGCAGCGACCGCACCGCCCGCCTCGGCGGCACCGTCGCCGGCACCTACTGTCTCGTCTACGCGGTGGCAGGCGCCGTCATCGGCACCGCCGCCAAGGTGCTCTACCCGAACCTGGCCAGCGCCGACGACGCCTTCGCCACCATCGTCAAGGACGAACTGCCGGTCGGCGTCCGCGGCTTGGTGCTGGCCGCCGCCCTCGCCGCGGTGATGTCGACGTCCTCGGGCGCGCTCATCGCCTGCGCCACCGTCGCCAACAACGACATCTGGTCGCGGCTGCGCGGCGCGGTCCGCCGCTCCGAGGGCGAGCACGACGAGGTCAAGGGCAACCGCGTCTTCATCCTGATCATGGGCGTCGCCGTGATCTGCACGGCCATCGCCCTCAACAACGTCGTCGAGGCGCTCACCGTCGCCTACAACCTGCTGGTCGGCGGACTGCTGGTGCCGATCCTCGGCGGCCTGCTGTGGAAGCGCGGCACCGCGCAGGGCGCCCTCGCCGCCGTCGCCGTCGGCGGCCTCACCGTCGTCGGCCTGATGGCGGGCTACGGCATCCTCGCCAACGAGCCCGTCTACCTGGGCCTGACCGCCTCCCTGGTGGCCTACGTCGCCGTCTCCCTCGCCACCCCCGCGACCGACGCGGCCGTCCTCGCCGCCTGGCGCGAGCGGCTGGCCGGACGCGGCGCCCCCGAAGAAACCCCCTCCGAACCGGTTCCGGCCCCCCAGTAA
- a CDS encoding PucR family transcriptional regulator gives MPELPVPPTPPVPLAALLAREDLALRRIAGPSDPGIVIHSAHTSEMADPYPYLLGGELLLTAGVHIPDAAGSGSYFDDYVGRIVAAGGAALGFGVAPVHDTVPRALVAACAAYELPLVEVPPQTPFAAVARAVWQLMAQARLAELRRVTEAQQSLAAAASRPDPVPSVLHRLSRRLDGWAVLYGPEGTEIASAGPRPAAPVAHALASLTTVVRPADAQAPPVPPGQAGAQGVASAPSGGPAGSGGPGARPASATDTAADGSRLAAYALGAGRGFVLGVAGGRREPGDHTIASVAAVLLALLTGEHQSATGAARVSALVRVLLGAAPADVAPLLGAGPWLVVHGHPNARATRPAATARTGRQATGRQATADPDTARPGAPRPGAPGSDAPLPDPVAAAALGAALGSALVDGGPDVVRVLVPGDREIVPQDGWTLGVSSPAAPDGWRDADAQAARALARARATRVPLVGHGGPAGFADLVETGAARAHARALLAPLAGSPALTETLRAWLSLHGSWDRTAVALAVHRNTVRQRVARSAALLGADLDDPDVRMELWFALRQGE, from the coding sequence ATGCCCGAGCTGCCCGTGCCGCCCACCCCGCCGGTTCCGCTCGCCGCCCTGCTGGCCCGCGAGGACCTCGCGCTGCGGCGGATCGCGGGCCCTTCGGACCCCGGGATCGTGATCCACTCCGCGCACACCTCGGAGATGGCCGACCCGTACCCGTATCTGCTGGGCGGCGAGCTGCTGCTGACGGCGGGGGTGCACATCCCGGACGCGGCGGGCTCGGGCAGCTACTTCGACGACTACGTCGGCCGGATCGTGGCGGCGGGCGGCGCGGCGCTCGGCTTCGGGGTGGCGCCGGTGCACGACACGGTGCCGCGCGCCCTGGTGGCGGCCTGCGCGGCGTACGAGCTGCCGCTCGTCGAGGTGCCGCCGCAGACGCCGTTCGCGGCGGTGGCCCGCGCGGTGTGGCAGCTGATGGCGCAGGCCAGGCTGGCGGAGCTGCGCCGGGTCACGGAGGCCCAGCAGAGCCTGGCCGCGGCGGCGTCCAGGCCCGACCCGGTCCCCTCGGTCCTGCACCGCCTCTCCCGCCGTCTCGACGGCTGGGCGGTGCTGTACGGCCCGGAGGGCACGGAGATCGCCTCGGCGGGCCCGCGCCCCGCGGCGCCGGTGGCCCACGCCCTGGCGTCCCTGACGACGGTGGTCAGGCCGGCCGACGCCCAGGCGCCGCCCGTCCCGCCGGGCCAGGCCGGGGCGCAGGGGGTGGCGTCCGCGCCGTCCGGCGGCCCGGCGGGGTCCGGCGGTCCTGGCGCGCGGCCCGCCTCCGCGACCGACACCGCCGCCGACGGCTCCCGTCTCGCCGCCTACGCCCTCGGTGCCGGGCGGGGTTTCGTGCTCGGGGTGGCCGGGGGGCGGCGGGAGCCTGGGGACCACACCATCGCGTCGGTCGCCGCCGTGCTGCTCGCGCTGCTCACCGGCGAGCACCAGAGCGCCACCGGCGCGGCCCGGGTCTCCGCGCTGGTGCGGGTGCTGCTGGGGGCGGCGCCCGCGGACGTCGCGCCGCTGCTCGGGGCCGGGCCGTGGCTGGTGGTGCACGGGCACCCGAACGCCCGTGCGACCCGGCCGGCGGCCACCGCGCGAACCGGCCGACAGGCCACCGGACGACAGGCCACCGCCGACCCGGACACCGCACGGCCCGGCGCTCCCCGCCCCGGCGCCCCCGGCTCCGACGCGCCCCTCCCCGACCCCGTGGCCGCCGCCGCGCTGGGCGCCGCGCTCGGGTCGGCGCTGGTCGACGGCGGGCCCGACGTCGTCCGGGTGCTGGTGCCGGGCGACCGGGAGATCGTCCCGCAGGACGGCTGGACCCTCGGGGTCAGCTCCCCGGCCGCCCCCGACGGCTGGCGGGACGCCGACGCGCAGGCCGCCCGCGCGCTGGCCCGCGCCCGCGCCACCAGGGTCCCGCTGGTCGGGCACGGCGGCCCGGCCGGGTTCGCCGACCTGGTGGAGACCGGCGCGGCACGGGCGCACGCCCGCGCGCTGCTCGCCCCGCTGGCGGGCTCCCCCGCGCTCACCGAGACCCTGCGCGCCTGGCTGTCCCTGCACGGCAGCTGGGACCGGACGGCGGTGGCGCTCGCCGTGCACCGCAACACCGTCCGCCAACGGGTCGCCCGGTCGGCCGCGTTGCTCGGCGCCGACCTCGACGACCCCGACGTGCGGATGGAGCTGTGGTTCGCGCTGCGGCAGGGCGAGTGA
- a CDS encoding phosphatase: protein MPIPGTPSRAELVDHLVRTRIAGEVATPRENNLSHYRQLANGSRHYWLGLELGDRWNDEQDVLAVMAERAGVNDDPEHRYGQDTIDPELTVDALERMAARLRTAAEERQSVLFATGHPGGLLDVHRATAAALRTAGCEIVVIPEGLQTEEGYVVQFADVSVLEHGASLWHTHSGEPMKAILTGLERAGRPLPDLVVADHGWAGYAGQHGVDSMGYADCNDPALFLAEAEGTVRVTVPLDDHVVSPRYYDPMTAYLLNEAKLA from the coding sequence ATGCCGATACCCGGGACACCCAGCCGCGCCGAGCTAGTCGACCACCTCGTGAGAACCCGAATCGCGGGCGAGGTGGCGACCCCGCGCGAGAACAACCTCTCCCACTACCGCCAGCTCGCCAACGGCTCCCGCCACTACTGGCTCGGGCTCGAACTGGGCGACCGCTGGAACGACGAGCAGGACGTCCTCGCGGTGATGGCGGAGCGGGCGGGCGTCAACGACGACCCGGAGCACCGGTACGGCCAGGACACCATCGATCCGGAGCTGACCGTCGACGCCCTGGAGCGGATGGCGGCCCGGCTGCGCACGGCGGCCGAGGAGCGACAGAGCGTGCTGTTCGCGACCGGGCACCCGGGCGGTCTGCTGGACGTGCACCGGGCGACGGCCGCCGCGCTGCGGACCGCGGGCTGCGAGATCGTCGTCATCCCCGAGGGGCTCCAGACGGAGGAGGGGTACGTCGTGCAGTTCGCGGACGTGTCCGTCCTTGAGCACGGCGCGAGCCTGTGGCACACCCACTCGGGGGAACCGATGAAGGCGATCCTGACGGGCCTGGAGCGGGCCGGGCGTCCGCTGCCCGACCTGGTCGTCGCCGACCACGGCTGGGCGGGCTACGCGGGCCAGCACGGCGTGGACTCGATGGGGTACGCCGACTGCAACGACCCGGCCCTGTTCCTCGCGGAGGCCGAGGGCACCGTCCGGGTGACGGTCCCGCTCGACGACCACGTCGTCAGCCCCCGCTACTACGACCCGATGACGGCGTACCTGCTGAACGAGGCGAAGCTCGCCTAG
- a CDS encoding acyl-CoA thioesterase, producing MSEALQDLLDLLDLEQIEEDIFRGRSRSAVVPRVFGGQVAAQALVAAGRTVPADRHAHSLHAYFLRMGDPGAPIVYTVERIRDGRSFTTRRAVAVQHGRPIFALSASFQTYEDGLDHQAPMPPAPDPATLPTSQERLRGYDHLPPDVVEKFLEAREAIDLRYVEEPPYGKYGTPRPPHSQVWFRTNGKLEQDDPLLHVVLATYVSDMTLLDSVLLAHGRGGWAVGDVVGASLDHAMWFHRPFRADEWLLYDQESPAAYGGRGLGQARMYTQDGRLAVSVVQEGVVRVPRGE from the coding sequence ATGAGCGAGGCACTGCAGGACCTCCTCGATCTGCTCGACCTGGAGCAGATCGAGGAGGACATCTTCCGCGGCCGGTCCAGGTCCGCCGTCGTCCCGCGGGTCTTCGGCGGGCAGGTCGCCGCGCAGGCGCTGGTCGCCGCGGGACGCACGGTCCCCGCCGACCGGCACGCGCACTCCCTGCACGCGTACTTCCTGCGCATGGGCGACCCCGGCGCACCCATCGTCTACACCGTCGAACGCATCCGCGACGGCCGCTCCTTCACCACCCGGCGCGCGGTCGCCGTCCAGCACGGCCGGCCGATCTTCGCCCTGTCGGCGTCCTTCCAGACGTACGAGGACGGACTCGACCACCAGGCCCCGATGCCGCCCGCGCCCGACCCGGCCACCCTGCCCACCTCGCAGGAGCGGCTGCGCGGCTACGACCACCTGCCGCCCGACGTCGTCGAGAAGTTCCTGGAGGCCCGCGAGGCCATCGACCTGCGCTACGTCGAGGAGCCGCCCTACGGGAAGTACGGCACCCCGCGCCCGCCGCACTCTCAGGTCTGGTTCCGCACCAACGGCAAGCTGGAGCAGGACGACCCGCTGCTGCACGTCGTGCTGGCCACCTACGTCTCCGACATGACCCTCCTCGACTCCGTGCTGCTCGCGCACGGCCGCGGCGGCTGGGCCGTCGGGGACGTCGTCGGGGCCTCCCTCGACCACGCCATGTGGTTCCACCGGCCCTTCCGCGCCGACGAATGGCTCCTCTACGACCAGGAGTCACCGGCCGCGTACGGCGGCCGCGGCCTCGGCCAGGCCCGCATGTACACCCAGGACGGACGGCTCGCCGTCTCCGTCGTCCAGGAAGGCGTGGTGCGCGTCCCCCGCGGGGAGTGA
- a CDS encoding acyl-CoA dehydrogenase family protein: MRRTVFNEDHEAFRETLRAFIEAEVVPVYDEWFAAGQAPRDFYYKLAELGVFGIRVDEEYGGAGIDSYKFEAVISEETARAGISFGGSGVHVLLGLPYIKMLATDEQKKRYLPKFVTGEEMWALAMTEPGTGSDLAGMKTTAKLSEDGTHYVLNGAKTFITGGVHADRVIVCARTSAPTAEDRRFGISLFAVDTRSEGYSVGRKLDKLGLKVSDTAELAFVDVKVPVEDLLGEENKGFSYLGLNLASERWGIAYGAYAQAKAAVRFAKEYVQDRTVFGKSVASFQNTKFELAACQAEVDAAEAVADRALEALDADELTPAEAASAKLFCTEVAHRVIDRCLQLHGGYGFMNEYPIARLYADNRVNRIYGGTNEIMKTIIAKDMGL; the protein is encoded by the coding sequence GTGCGCCGTACGGTGTTCAACGAGGACCACGAGGCGTTCCGGGAGACCCTGCGGGCCTTCATCGAGGCCGAGGTCGTCCCCGTCTACGACGAGTGGTTCGCGGCCGGACAGGCGCCGCGCGACTTCTACTACAAACTCGCCGAGCTGGGCGTCTTCGGCATCCGCGTCGACGAGGAGTACGGCGGCGCCGGCATCGACTCCTACAAGTTCGAGGCCGTGATCTCCGAGGAGACCGCCCGCGCGGGCATCTCCTTCGGCGGCTCGGGCGTCCACGTCCTGCTCGGCCTGCCCTACATCAAGATGCTCGCCACCGACGAGCAGAAGAAGCGCTACCTGCCGAAGTTCGTCACCGGCGAGGAGATGTGGGCGCTCGCCATGACCGAGCCGGGCACCGGCTCCGACCTCGCGGGCATGAAGACCACCGCGAAGCTCTCCGAGGACGGCACCCACTACGTCCTCAACGGCGCCAAGACCTTCATCACCGGCGGCGTCCACGCCGACCGGGTCATCGTCTGCGCCCGCACCTCAGCGCCGACCGCCGAGGACCGCCGCTTCGGCATCTCGCTGTTCGCCGTCGACACCAGGTCCGAGGGCTACTCCGTCGGCCGCAAGCTCGACAAGCTGGGCCTGAAGGTCTCCGACACCGCCGAACTCGCCTTCGTCGACGTGAAGGTCCCCGTCGAGGACCTCCTCGGCGAGGAGAACAAGGGCTTCTCCTACCTCGGCCTCAACCTCGCCTCCGAGCGCTGGGGCATCGCCTACGGCGCCTACGCGCAGGCCAAGGCCGCCGTCCGGTTCGCCAAGGAGTACGTCCAGGACCGCACCGTCTTCGGCAAGTCCGTCGCCTCCTTCCAGAACACCAAGTTCGAACTGGCCGCCTGCCAGGCCGAGGTGGACGCCGCCGAGGCGGTCGCCGACCGCGCGCTCGAAGCCCTCGACGCCGACGAGCTGACCCCCGCCGAGGCCGCCAGCGCCAAGCTGTTCTGCACCGAGGTCGCCCACCGCGTCATCGACCGCTGCCTCCAGCTGCACGGCGGCTACGGCTTCATGAACGAGTACCCGATCGCCCGCCTGTACGCGGACAACCGCGTCAACCGCATCTACGGCGGCACCAACGAGATCATGAAGACGATCATCGCGAAGGACATGGGCCTGTAA
- a CDS encoding SACE_7040 family transcriptional regulator, with amino-acid sequence MTTRTDAPTRREQILKEAARLFAERGFHGVGVDEIGAAVGISGPGLYRHFAGKDAMLAELLVGISGRLLTGGKRRVAEADGDPGALLDSLVEGHIDFALDDRPLITLHDRELDRLRDSDRKLVRQLQRQYVELWVQVVRQVYPALAEPAARAAVHSVFGLLNSTPHLPRPGALPGRAATAALLHRMARGAFAAAGQE; translated from the coding sequence ATGACCACCAGAACCGACGCCCCCACCCGCCGCGAGCAGATCCTCAAGGAGGCCGCCCGCCTCTTCGCCGAGCGCGGCTTCCACGGGGTCGGGGTCGACGAGATAGGCGCCGCGGTCGGCATCAGCGGCCCCGGCCTCTACCGGCACTTCGCGGGCAAGGACGCGATGCTCGCCGAGCTGCTGGTCGGCATCAGCGGCCGGCTGCTGACCGGCGGCAAGCGCCGGGTGGCCGAGGCCGACGGCGACCCCGGGGCGCTCCTCGACTCGCTCGTCGAGGGCCATATCGACTTCGCCCTCGACGACCGGCCGCTGATCACCCTGCACGACCGCGAGCTCGACCGGCTCAGGGACAGCGACCGCAAGCTGGTCAGGCAGCTCCAGCGGCAGTACGTCGAGCTGTGGGTCCAGGTGGTGCGCCAGGTCTACCCGGCGCTCGCCGAGCCCGCCGCGCGGGCCGCCGTCCACTCCGTCTTCGGCCTGCTGAACTCCACCCCGCACCTGCCGCGCCCCGGCGCCCTGCCGGGCCGCGCCGCCACGGCCGCGCTGCTGCACCGGATGGCCAGGGGTGCCTTCGCGGCGGCCGGGCAGGAGTGA